One stretch of Acidimicrobiales bacterium DNA includes these proteins:
- the hemB gene encoding porphobilinogen synthase gives MSFPQRRMRRLRTTPAMRRLVAETRLSADDLVAPLFVREGIDEPQPIASLPGVVQHTRESLRKEVRELVDLGIPAVILFGVPATKDAEGSQAWDPGGIVQVALKDLRDEVGDDLVLMADLCLDEYTDHGHCGLLTDTGEVDNDATIERYGWAGLAQAEAGADVCAPSGMMDGQVMAIRDALDEEGWDAVSILAYAAKYASALYGPFRDAVDVSIADGGDRKAYQQDYRNGREALEEIRADLAEGADMVMVKPALAYLDLIARARAEVDVPLAAYHVSGEYSMIKAAAANGWIDGDAVALEHLTAIKRAGADIILTYLAREVAEALG, from the coding sequence ATGAGCTTTCCCCAGCGTCGGATGCGGCGCCTGCGGACGACGCCGGCGATGCGCCGGCTCGTGGCCGAGACCCGCCTGTCGGCCGACGACCTCGTCGCCCCGCTGTTCGTGCGTGAGGGCATCGACGAACCCCAGCCCATCGCCTCGCTGCCCGGCGTCGTGCAGCACACCCGCGAGTCGCTGCGCAAAGAGGTGCGCGAGCTCGTCGACCTCGGCATCCCCGCCGTCATCCTCTTCGGGGTGCCGGCCACCAAGGACGCCGAGGGCAGCCAGGCGTGGGACCCCGGCGGCATCGTCCAGGTGGCCCTCAAGGACCTCCGCGACGAGGTGGGCGACGACCTCGTCCTGATGGCGGACCTGTGTCTCGACGAGTACACCGACCACGGCCACTGCGGGCTGCTCACCGACACCGGCGAGGTCGACAACGACGCCACCATCGAGCGCTACGGCTGGGCCGGGCTGGCCCAGGCCGAGGCCGGCGCCGACGTGTGCGCCCCCTCCGGGATGATGGACGGCCAGGTCATGGCCATCCGCGACGCCCTCGACGAGGAGGGCTGGGACGCCGTGTCGATCCTCGCCTACGCCGCGAAGTACGCCTCCGCCCTCTACGGGCCCTTCCGGGACGCGGTCGACGTGAGCATCGCCGACGGCGGCGACCGCAAGGCCTACCAGCAGGACTACCGCAACGGTCGGGAGGCGCTCGAGGAGATCCGGGCCGACCTCGCCGAGGGCGCCGACATGGTCATGGTGAAGCCGGCGCTGGCCTACCTCGACCTCATCGCTCGCGCCCGGGCCGAGGTGGACGTGCCCCTCGCCGCCTACCACGTGTCCGGCGAGTACTCGATGATCAAGGCCGCCGCCGCCAACGGCTGGATCGACGGGGACGCCGTGGCACTCGAGCACCTCACCGCCATCAAGCGGGCCGGCGCCGACATCATCCTCACCTACCTCGCCCGTGAGGTGGCCGAGGCGCTCGGCTGA
- a CDS encoding TIGR00730 family Rossman fold protein, whose protein sequence is MPELHAVGVFCGSSPGRDPRHLALAREVGAALAGRGVGLVYGGGQVGLMGAIADACLEAGGSVVGVIPGALFAHEVVHPGLDELIEVATMHERKALMYDRSDGFLALPGGLGTLDELCEVATWAQLGLHAKALVLVDVDGFWDPFVAMLDRMVESGFLLPRNRALILRAGGAAQALDVLAAARPEDVAPAIGPEDR, encoded by the coding sequence ATGCCCGAGCTCCACGCCGTCGGCGTGTTCTGCGGCTCCTCACCCGGTCGGGATCCGCGCCACCTCGCCCTCGCCCGCGAGGTGGGCGCCGCTCTGGCCGGCCGGGGCGTCGGCCTCGTGTACGGCGGCGGGCAGGTCGGCCTGATGGGCGCCATCGCCGACGCGTGCCTCGAGGCCGGCGGCTCGGTCGTCGGGGTGATCCCCGGCGCGCTGTTCGCTCACGAGGTGGTGCACCCCGGCCTCGACGAGCTGATCGAGGTGGCCACCATGCACGAGCGCAAAGCTCTCATGTACGACCGCAGTGACGGCTTCCTCGCCCTGCCCGGCGGCCTTGGCACCCTCGACGAGCTCTGCGAGGTGGCCACTTGGGCCCAGCTCGGCCTGCACGCCAAGGCCCTCGTGCTGGTCGACGTCGACGGCTTCTGGGACCCCTTTGTGGCCATGCTCGACCGCATGGTCGAGTCGGGCTTCCTCCTGCCCCGGAACCGGGCCCTGATCCTGCGCGCCGGCGGCGCCGCCCAGGCCCTCGACGTGCTCGCCGCCGCCCGCCCCGAGGACGTCGCCCCCGCCATCGGCCCCGAAGACCGCTGA
- the hemL gene encoding glutamate-1-semialdehyde 2,1-aminomutase: MTDLTNAGLFERAQRVIPGGVNSPVRAFRSVGGNPYFVARAEGPYVWDVEGKRYTDFVQSYGAIIAGHAHPVIVEAIRDAAGDGTSYGAPTEREVLLAEAICERVPSCAMVRLVSSGTEATMTAIRLARGHTGRPTIVKFAGNYHGHGDALLAESGSGVATLGLPGSAGVPASAVAETLVVPYNVVPELGDDVAAVIVEPVAANMGLVPPAPGFLEGLRKACDDAGALLIFDEVITGFRVDRGGAQALVGVTPDLSCFGKVIGGGLPIGALGGRAEVMSSLAPLGPVYQAGTLSGNPLATAAGLAALSLLDEGAYRMLCGRAEMFGQWLVQVFEDASLPAQVPVFGSLLGLYFGETPATDYATAKGTDEALYAKFFHACLGRGVAFAPGAYEVLFPGLAHSKDELERVSDLVAAAAREVAGTY; the protein is encoded by the coding sequence ATGACCGATCTCACCAACGCCGGCCTGTTCGAGCGCGCCCAGCGGGTGATCCCCGGCGGGGTGAACTCGCCGGTGCGGGCGTTCCGCTCCGTCGGCGGCAACCCGTACTTCGTGGCCCGGGCCGAGGGCCCCTACGTGTGGGACGTCGAGGGTAAGCGCTACACGGACTTCGTCCAGAGCTACGGCGCCATCATCGCCGGCCACGCGCACCCGGTGATCGTCGAGGCCATCCGCGACGCCGCCGGCGACGGCACGTCCTACGGCGCCCCCACCGAGCGCGAGGTGCTGTTGGCCGAGGCGATCTGCGAGCGGGTCCCGTCGTGCGCCATGGTGCGCCTGGTCAGCAGCGGCACCGAGGCCACCATGACCGCCATCCGCCTGGCCCGCGGCCACACCGGCCGGCCGACGATCGTGAAGTTCGCCGGCAACTACCACGGCCACGGCGACGCCCTGCTGGCCGAGAGCGGCAGCGGCGTGGCCACCCTCGGCCTCCCGGGCTCGGCCGGCGTGCCCGCCTCGGCCGTGGCCGAGACCCTCGTCGTTCCCTACAACGTCGTGCCCGAGCTGGGCGACGACGTGGCCGCCGTCATCGTCGAGCCCGTCGCCGCCAACATGGGGCTCGTCCCGCCGGCGCCTGGCTTCCTCGAGGGGCTGCGGAAGGCCTGCGACGACGCCGGCGCCCTGCTCATCTTCGACGAGGTCATCACCGGATTCCGGGTGGACCGCGGCGGCGCCCAGGCCCTCGTCGGCGTCACCCCCGACCTCTCCTGCTTCGGCAAGGTGATCGGCGGCGGCCTGCCCATCGGCGCCCTCGGCGGTCGTGCCGAGGTGATGTCGTCGCTGGCGCCCCTCGGCCCCGTCTACCAGGCGGGCACGCTGTCAGGGAACCCCCTCGCCACCGCCGCCGGCCTCGCCGCGCTGTCCCTGCTCGACGAGGGCGCCTACCGGATGCTCTGCGGCCGGGCCGAGATGTTCGGCCAGTGGCTCGTGCAGGTCTTCGAGGACGCCTCCTTGCCGGCGCAGGTGCCGGTGTTCGGCTCGCTGCTAGGCCTCTACTTCGGCGAGACGCCGGCGACCGACTACGCCACGGCCAAGGGCACCGACGAGGCGCTCTACGCCAAGTTCTTCCACGCCTGCCTGGGGCGGGGGGTGGCCTTCGCCCCCGGCGCCTACGAGGTGCTCTTCCCGGGCCTCGCCCACTCGAAGGACGAGCTCGAGCGGGTCAGCGACCTGGTCGCCGCCGCCGCCCGCGAGGTGGCGGGCACCTACTAG
- a CDS encoding trypsin-like serine protease has product MRRLTVALIAAALLAAMLTFTGGAASAQSGGASPGSQPPRPAPAGAHWEYRTAGPDAVAPEAGAPEVVGGTPATPGTFDYQVALVSPSVPGLNIRGQFCGGSLIAPDAVLTAAHCVVAGIWVLVGPGDQIIDVEVDLLRPSDVDVLAGDVNLGRDSAAERLDVRQIRLHPGFTVDLDSWFDPFVPDVAVLQLATPSTTGTPVALATPAQAALYTAGTTATVSGWGNTGNPLAAAPTVLQHADLPISSDADCTIAYGTDVDIARQLCAGDLVDGLPTPCFGDSGGPLVVDDAGSPLQVGVVLAGDGCPAPERPAVFARVAAEAGFVGRYLDPDEVPDRPRNVAITQRGSRVRVSWRPPEFDGGAKITGYSVTITGANVGLSMLGGGGGARHFDTTVPPLRPGVRYTVKVKATNAMGTGAARVRTFTVRPVALP; this is encoded by the coding sequence ATGCGACGACTCACGGTGGCGCTCATCGCCGCTGCCCTGCTGGCTGCGATGCTGACCTTCACGGGCGGCGCCGCGAGCGCCCAGTCCGGCGGCGCGAGCCCCGGCAGCCAGCCGCCCCGGCCGGCGCCGGCCGGCGCCCACTGGGAGTACCGGACGGCCGGTCCGGATGCGGTGGCACCTGAGGCGGGAGCACCCGAGGTGGTCGGCGGCACGCCGGCCACCCCCGGCACGTTCGACTACCAGGTCGCCCTCGTGTCCCCGAGCGTCCCCGGCCTCAACATCCGGGGGCAGTTCTGCGGCGGCTCTCTGATCGCGCCGGACGCCGTGCTGACCGCCGCCCACTGCGTCGTCGCCGGCATCTGGGTGCTCGTCGGTCCGGGAGACCAGATCATCGACGTCGAGGTCGACCTGCTGCGCCCGTCCGACGTGGACGTGCTGGCCGGCGACGTGAACCTCGGGCGGGACAGCGCCGCCGAGCGGCTGGACGTGCGCCAGATCCGGCTCCACCCGGGCTTCACGGTCGATCTCGATTCGTGGTTCGACCCCTTCGTGCCCGACGTCGCCGTCCTCCAACTGGCCACGCCGTCGACGACGGGGACGCCGGTGGCGCTGGCCACGCCCGCCCAGGCCGCCTTGTACACGGCGGGAACGACGGCGACCGTCTCCGGGTGGGGCAACACCGGCAACCCGCTCGCAGCAGCCCCGACGGTCCTCCAGCATGCCGACCTGCCCATCTCGTCGGACGCGGACTGCACCATCGCCTACGGCACCGACGTGGACATCGCCCGCCAGCTGTGCGCCGGCGACCTCGTCGACGGCCTCCCCACGCCCTGCTTCGGTGACAGCGGGGGTCCCCTGGTGGTCGACGACGCGGGGAGCCCACTCCAGGTCGGGGTCGTGCTCGCCGGCGACGGCTGCCCGGCCCCCGAGCGCCCGGCGGTGTTCGCCCGGGTGGCGGCTGAGGCGGGCTTCGTGGGGCGCTACCTCGATCCAGACGAGGTCCCCGACCGGCCCCGCAACGTCGCCATCACGCAGCGTGGGAGCCGTGTGCGGGTGTCCTGGCGCCCCCCAGAGTTCGACGGCGGCGCCAAGATCACCGGCTATTCGGTCACGATCACCGGTGCGAACGTCGGCCTGTCGATGCTGGGAGGGGGCGGCGGCGCCCGCCACTTCGACACCACCGTCCCGCCGCTGCGTCCCGGCGTTCGCTACACGGTGAAGGTGAAGGCCACGAACGCAATGGGCACCGGGGCCGCTCGCGTTCGTACCTTCACCGTGCGTCCCGTCGCCCTGCCCTAG
- a CDS encoding SDR family oxidoreductase: MADERDLTGRVAVVTGANSGIGRATALHLAGRGGTVVLACRSEEKARATIDELRTATGNEHLSFLGLDLASLTAVREAADELLATDRPLHILVNNAGLAGQRGSTADGFELAFGTNHLGHFLFTTLLLDRLRASAAPGAPARVANVSSGSHFDAKGIDFDAVRRPTRSFVGMKEYSVSKLANVCFTQELARREDPATLVVAASDPGPVDTNVWRRIPAPIYAVFRRVVGLTPVAEGAASTIFAATDPSLDADSGAYVDQHCRVKPPSPVATPELGAELWERSAAWVADTGGAPTA; encoded by the coding sequence ATGGCGGACGAGCGGGACCTGACCGGGCGGGTGGCGGTGGTGACCGGTGCCAACAGCGGCATCGGGCGGGCGACGGCCCTGCACCTCGCCGGCCGAGGCGGCACCGTCGTGCTGGCCTGCCGCTCCGAGGAGAAGGCCCGGGCCACCATCGACGAGCTGCGCACCGCCACGGGCAACGAGCACCTCTCGTTCCTCGGCCTCGACCTCGCCAGCCTCACCGCCGTGCGCGAGGCCGCCGACGAGCTCCTCGCCACCGACCGGCCGCTCCACATCCTCGTGAACAACGCCGGCCTGGCCGGTCAGCGCGGCTCGACCGCCGACGGCTTCGAGCTGGCCTTCGGCACCAACCACCTCGGCCACTTCCTCTTCACCACCCTGCTGCTCGACCGCCTCCGGGCCTCGGCCGCGCCCGGCGCACCGGCCCGGGTGGCCAACGTCTCCAGCGGCAGCCACTTCGACGCCAAGGGCATCGACTTCGACGCCGTGCGCCGGCCCACCCGCAGCTTCGTCGGCATGAAGGAGTACAGCGTGTCGAAGCTGGCCAACGTCTGCTTCACCCAGGAGCTGGCGCGGCGAGAAGACCCGGCCACGCTGGTGGTGGCGGCATCGGACCCCGGCCCCGTCGACACCAACGTGTGGCGGCGCATCCCCGCGCCGATCTACGCCGTGTTCCGCCGCGTCGTCGGCCTCACGCCCGTCGCCGAGGGCGCCGCCTCGACCATCTTCGCCGCCACCGATCCGAGCCTCGACGCCGACAGCGGCGCCTACGTGGACCAGCACTGCCGCGTGAAGCCGCCCAGCCCCGTCGCCACGCCCGAGCTCGGCGCCGAGCTGTGGGAGCGCAGCGCGGCCTGGGTGGCCGACACCGGCGGCGCACCCACGGCCTGA
- the ung gene encoding uracil-DNA glycosylase, with translation MAPKTDWNPVLRGEFAQPYWAELQRFVADERSRHPVYPPPEDVFAALHQTPFADVKVVILGQDPYHGAGQAHGLCFSVRPGVPLPPSLQNIYKELHDDLGIDPPDHGCLDAWSRQGVLLLNTTLTVRARQAASHQGKGWETFTDQVIRAVNDKPDTVVFILWGAHARKKKALIDTGSPDAPRHVIIESAHPSPLSAHNGFFGSHPFSRANEALIAAGREPVDWTVPPRTAS, from the coding sequence ATGGCGCCCAAGACGGACTGGAACCCCGTGCTGCGGGGCGAGTTCGCCCAGCCGTACTGGGCCGAGCTCCAGCGCTTCGTGGCCGACGAGCGGTCCCGCCACCCCGTCTATCCGCCCCCCGAGGACGTCTTCGCCGCGCTCCACCAGACGCCCTTCGCCGACGTGAAGGTGGTCATCCTCGGCCAGGACCCCTACCACGGCGCCGGCCAGGCCCACGGGCTCTGCTTCTCGGTGCGCCCCGGCGTGCCGCTGCCGCCGTCGCTCCAGAACATCTACAAGGAACTGCACGACGACCTCGGCATCGACCCGCCCGACCACGGCTGCCTCGACGCCTGGTCCCGGCAGGGGGTGCTGCTGTTGAACACCACGCTGACGGTGCGGGCCCGCCAGGCCGCCTCGCACCAGGGCAAGGGCTGGGAGACCTTCACCGACCAGGTCATCCGGGCCGTGAACGACAAGCCCGACACCGTCGTGTTCATCCTCTGGGGCGCCCACGCCCGCAAGAAGAAGGCGCTCATCGACACCGGTTCTCCAGATGCGCCCCGCCACGTGATCATCGAGTCGGCCCACCCGTCACCGCTGTCGGCCCACAACGGCTTCTTCGGCAGCCACCCGTTCTCCCGGGCCAACGAGGCGCTGATCGCCGCCGGCCGCGAGCCCGTCGACTGGACCGTCCCCCCGAGGACCGCCTCGTGA
- the gnd gene encoding decarboxylating 6-phosphogluconate dehydrogenase, translated as MKLGMIGLGKMGGNMAERLRRGGHEVVGYDAFSDASEVASLEALAEALAGDGPRVAWVMVPAGDPTEQTVTDLAALFEPGDLIIEGGNSNWHDSVRRGAALAEQGIGFIDAGTSGGVWGLENGYALMVGGTDESVAVAQPVFDTLAPAGGFAHVGPVGTGHFTKMVHNGIEYGMMQAYAEGYELLTKADLGIDVQAALECWQEGSVVRSWLLDLLVAANKQDPGFAEIRGVAADSGEGRWTVLEAVNHGVAAPVISAALFARFVSQQDESLAMKAVAALRNQFGGHAVVAEAEGPSAHAAQGPAADA; from the coding sequence ATGAAGCTGGGCATGATCGGGCTGGGCAAGATGGGCGGCAACATGGCCGAGCGCCTGCGCCGCGGCGGTCACGAGGTGGTGGGCTACGACGCCTTCAGCGACGCCTCGGAGGTGGCCTCGCTCGAGGCGCTGGCCGAGGCCCTCGCCGGCGACGGGCCTCGGGTGGCATGGGTGATGGTGCCCGCCGGCGACCCCACCGAGCAGACCGTCACCGACCTGGCCGCGCTGTTCGAGCCCGGTGATCTCATCATCGAGGGCGGCAACTCCAACTGGCACGACTCGGTCCGCCGGGGCGCCGCGCTGGCCGAACAGGGAATCGGCTTCATCGACGCGGGCACGAGCGGTGGCGTGTGGGGCCTCGAGAACGGCTACGCGCTGATGGTCGGGGGTACAGACGAGTCCGTGGCCGTCGCTCAACCCGTCTTCGACACGCTGGCGCCGGCGGGCGGCTTCGCTCACGTGGGCCCGGTGGGCACCGGCCACTTCACCAAGATGGTCCACAACGGCATCGAGTACGGGATGATGCAGGCCTACGCCGAGGGCTACGAGCTCCTCACGAAGGCCGACCTCGGCATCGACGTGCAGGCCGCCCTCGAGTGCTGGCAGGAGGGCAGTGTCGTGCGGTCGTGGCTGCTCGACCTGCTGGTCGCGGCGAACAAGCAGGATCCGGGTTTCGCCGAGATCCGGGGCGTCGCCGCCGACTCCGGCGAGGGGCGCTGGACGGTGCTCGAGGCGGTCAACCACGGCGTCGCCGCGCCGGTCATCTCCGCCGCGCTGTTCGCCCGCTTCGTGTCGCAGCAGGACGAATCGCTGGCCATGAAGGCCGTGGCCGCCCTCCGCAACCAGTTCGGCGGCCACGCCGTGGTGGCGGAGGCGGAGGGTCCGAGCGCCCACGCGGCCCAGGGGCCCGCGGCCGATGCCTGA
- a CDS encoding MerR family transcriptional regulator — translation MTPVITPNADEGISGALPSGIVAGDAHELAGISYRQLDHWARQGWVTPSVDAGEGRSGRRRYSADDVVRLDLLRHLAVSRVNPAVAGPLVGACALPAGDVRIVWGPVGAKEADQIGLRVVPADDALAAVEAGGAWVVYNPAPLRERLAGAAPVAAPGPARTTSGARAERRTA, via the coding sequence ATGACGCCTGTGATTACACCGAACGCCGACGAGGGAATCAGCGGCGCTCTCCCGTCCGGCATCGTGGCCGGCGACGCCCACGAGCTCGCCGGCATCAGCTACCGCCAGCTCGACCACTGGGCGAGGCAGGGCTGGGTGACCCCGTCGGTGGACGCCGGCGAGGGTCGGTCGGGCCGGCGCCGCTACTCGGCCGACGACGTGGTGCGCCTCGACCTGCTGCGCCACCTGGCCGTGTCCCGGGTGAACCCTGCGGTCGCCGGGCCGCTGGTGGGGGCCTGTGCGCTGCCCGCCGGCGACGTCCGCATCGTCTGGGGCCCGGTCGGCGCCAAGGAGGCCGATCAGATCGGCCTGCGGGTGGTGCCCGCCGACGACGCCCTGGCCGCGGTCGAGGCCGGCGGCGCCTGGGTGGTCTACAACCCGGCGCCGCTCCGCGAGCGCCTCGCCGGCGCCGCACCCGTGGCGGCCCCTGGGCCGGCCCGCACGACCAGCGGAGCACGCGCCGAGCGGAGGACGGCATGA
- a CDS encoding site-specific DNA-methyltransferase gives MGTSTSAFGAGKREGHDASDFYARFTAPDISTDAEVAVQPEVDRIWQGDSRHMDTIVDNSVALVVTSPPYFAGKEYELALGEGHVPASYLDYLQMLEDVFAECVRTLEPGGRIAVNVANLGRKPYRSLSADIITILQDRLRLLMRGEVIWWKGKGASGSCAWGSFKKPSNPVLRDLTERVIIASKGRFDRAVPEQDGDAFPVNESGQALLWADDFMDMTTDLWEIPTESARRVGHPAPFPVELPKRLIELYTYPDDLVLDPFMGAGSTAVAALRVGRHFVGYDTEAEYVALAEGRVADERARAEQYRGPVITLPPAPEAGSDDEDPMARAVREGKKAKDIAKALLRQCGFDEIRENVKAPGGVVVDFATLGADGQEWWFDVSGAFTSSRPGLQRTDTLWKAIGRASVVHSAVDPWPRYVLLTTNAPRRNSAGAKALAAVTGVNGPVYDVVELLDPADGQRLADHARGITPQVAIPSDARP, from the coding sequence ATGGGAACGTCGACGAGCGCCTTCGGGGCGGGCAAGCGCGAGGGCCACGATGCCTCCGACTTCTACGCCCGTTTCACGGCGCCCGACATCTCCACCGATGCCGAGGTCGCGGTCCAGCCCGAGGTCGACCGCATCTGGCAGGGCGACTCCCGCCACATGGACACCATCGTCGACAACTCGGTGGCCCTCGTGGTCACCTCTCCGCCCTACTTCGCGGGCAAGGAGTACGAGCTGGCCCTGGGTGAGGGCCACGTGCCCGCCAGTTACCTCGACTACCTCCAGATGCTGGAAGACGTCTTCGCCGAGTGTGTGCGCACCCTCGAGCCGGGCGGGCGCATCGCGGTCAACGTGGCCAATCTCGGGCGCAAGCCGTACCGCTCGCTCTCGGCCGACATCATCACCATCCTCCAGGACCGCCTCCGCCTCCTCATGCGGGGCGAGGTCATCTGGTGGAAGGGCAAGGGCGCCTCGGGCTCGTGCGCGTGGGGCTCGTTCAAGAAGCCCAGCAACCCGGTGCTCCGCGACCTCACCGAGCGGGTGATCATCGCCAGCAAGGGCCGCTTCGACCGTGCCGTGCCCGAACAGGACGGTGACGCCTTCCCCGTGAACGAGTCGGGCCAGGCCCTGCTGTGGGCCGACGACTTCATGGACATGACGACCGACCTGTGGGAGATCCCCACCGAGAGCGCCCGCCGGGTCGGCCACCCGGCGCCCTTCCCGGTCGAGCTGCCCAAGCGTCTGATCGAGCTCTACACGTACCCCGACGACCTCGTGCTCGACCCCTTCATGGGCGCGGGCAGCACCGCGGTGGCGGCGCTGCGGGTCGGCCGCCACTTCGTGGGCTACGACACCGAGGCGGAGTACGTCGCCCTCGCCGAAGGCCGAGTTGCCGACGAGCGGGCGCGCGCCGAGCAGTACCGCGGCCCGGTGATCACCCTGCCGCCGGCGCCCGAGGCCGGCAGCGACGACGAGGACCCGATGGCCCGGGCCGTGCGCGAGGGCAAGAAGGCGAAGGACATCGCCAAGGCGCTGCTGCGCCAGTGCGGCTTCGACGAGATCCGCGAGAACGTGAAGGCCCCCGGCGGCGTGGTGGTGGACTTCGCCACGCTCGGCGCCGACGGCCAGGAGTGGTGGTTCGACGTCTCGGGGGCGTTCACGAGCAGCCGTCCCGGCCTCCAGCGCACCGACACCCTCTGGAAGGCCATCGGTCGGGCCTCGGTGGTGCACAGTGCCGTCGACCCGTGGCCCCGCTACGTGCTCCTCACCACGAACGCGCCCCGCCGCAACAGCGCCGGAGCGAAGGCCCTCGCGGCGGTCACCGGGGTCAACGGCCCTGTGTACGACGTGGTCGAGCTGCTCGACCCCGCGGACGGCCAGCGGCTCGCCGATCACGCCCGGGGCATCACGCCACAGGTGGCGATCCCGAGCGATGCCCGACCCTGA
- a CDS encoding RNA polymerase subunit sigma-24, giving the protein MSVDDAGLRPLVPQVLGVLVRRGADFATAEDAVQEALLRALATWGDDPPDQPAAWLTTVAWRAFLDLTRSATARRDREARFDAEPPAGAVHSADDTLRLYFLCAHPELTPSSAVALTLRAVGGLTTRQIAEAYLVPEATMAQRISRAKRTVAAAGLAGDAPDDVATVMRVLYLVFNEGYSGDVDLAAEAIRLTRQLTELTDDPEVAGLLALMLLHHARRRSRTRPDGSLVPLAEQDRALWDDALIIEGTGLVQSALSRDRLGEYQVQAAIAALHADAPSVDETDWVQIVEWYDELLGLADTPIVRLNRAVAVGEADGAPAGLSALAEVPDGVPRREAVAAHLHERNGDLALAARLYAEAARNAPNQAERDHQTRQAARVNELLRRR; this is encoded by the coding sequence CTGAGCGTGGACGACGCCGGGCTCCGCCCGCTCGTCCCGCAGGTCCTGGGCGTCCTCGTCCGTCGCGGCGCCGACTTCGCGACGGCCGAGGACGCCGTGCAGGAGGCGCTCCTCCGGGCGCTCGCCACCTGGGGGGACGACCCGCCCGACCAGCCGGCGGCGTGGCTGACCACCGTGGCGTGGCGGGCGTTCCTCGACCTGACCCGGTCGGCCACGGCCCGGCGCGACCGTGAGGCCCGCTTCGACGCCGAGCCGCCCGCCGGCGCCGTCCACAGCGCGGACGACACCCTGCGTCTCTACTTCCTCTGCGCCCACCCCGAACTGACGCCGTCGTCGGCCGTGGCCCTCACCCTCCGGGCGGTCGGCGGCCTGACCACCCGCCAGATCGCCGAGGCGTACCTCGTGCCGGAGGCGACCATGGCCCAGCGCATCAGCCGGGCCAAGCGCACCGTTGCGGCGGCCGGGCTGGCCGGCGACGCTCCCGACGACGTCGCCACGGTCATGCGGGTGCTCTACCTGGTCTTCAACGAGGGCTACAGCGGCGACGTCGACCTCGCCGCCGAGGCCATCCGCCTCACCCGCCAGCTGACCGAGCTGACCGACGACCCCGAGGTGGCGGGCCTGCTCGCCCTCATGCTCCTGCACCACGCCCGCCGCCGCAGCCGCACCCGTCCCGACGGCAGCCTCGTACCCCTCGCCGAGCAGGACCGCGCTCTCTGGGACGACGCACTCATCATCGAGGGCACCGGCCTCGTGCAGTCTGCGCTCTCCCGCGACCGGCTGGGCGAGTACCAGGTACAGGCGGCCATCGCCGCCCTCCACGCCGACGCGCCCTCCGTCGACGAGACCGACTGGGTGCAGATCGTGGAGTGGTACGACGAGCTCCTGGGCCTCGCCGACACCCCGATCGTCCGCCTGAACCGGGCCGTCGCCGTCGGCGAGGCGGACGGCGCGCCTGCCGGCCTGAGCGCCCTGGCCGAGGTGCCCGACGGCGTACCCCGGCGCGAGGCCGTGGCCGCCCACCTCCACGAGCGCAACGGCGACCTCGCCCTCGCCGCCCGCCTCTACGCTGAGGCGGCGCGCAACGCCCCCAACCAGGCCGAGCGCGACCACCAGACCCGCCAGGCGGCCCGGGTCAACGAGTTGCTGCGGCGACGCTGA